One segment of Pseudomonas sp. FP2196 DNA contains the following:
- a CDS encoding alginate O-acetyltransferase, translating into MTRSLRIFYIALFLVTLLVLGLWSVRSFFGFSTNADATVLNGRWTKAVETHYDEEFPIKRLGTNLWAALDFKLFNEGRPGVVLGRDQWLYSDEEFNPIVNEELNLQGNYALVEGVRQTLKEKGVKLVMAIVPAKVRLYPEHLGEVKPASIHANLYEDFHHRVAADKILAPDLLKPLQQAKQNGQQVFLRTDTHWTPEGAEVAANTLAKTIADKFPLSGEPQRFVTTPAEKVTHKGDLRLFLPLDPLFENLMPAQEPLQKRNTVAAGEQPAGDDALFANSEVPVALIGTSYSANPNWNFVGALKQALHSDVVNYAEDGHGPILPMLSYLKSDDFKNSPPQVLIWEFPERYLPVNNEIGDADPQWVAELKQAGARQQNVAINTKSETPDRAQN; encoded by the coding sequence ATGACCCGCTCATTACGCATCTTCTACATCGCCCTGTTCCTGGTGACCCTGCTGGTCCTGGGTCTGTGGTCGGTACGCAGCTTCTTCGGCTTCAGCACCAACGCCGACGCGACGGTGCTCAACGGCCGCTGGACCAAAGCCGTGGAAACCCACTATGACGAAGAGTTTCCGATCAAGCGTCTGGGCACCAACCTCTGGGCCGCGCTGGATTTCAAACTGTTCAACGAAGGTCGTCCGGGCGTCGTGCTCGGTCGCGACCAGTGGTTGTACAGCGATGAGGAATTCAACCCGATCGTCAACGAAGAGCTGAACCTGCAAGGCAACTACGCGCTGGTCGAAGGCGTACGCCAGACCCTGAAAGAGAAAGGCGTGAAACTGGTGATGGCGATCGTGCCGGCCAAGGTTCGCCTGTACCCGGAACACCTGGGTGAAGTGAAACCGGCGAGCATTCACGCCAACCTCTATGAGGATTTCCACCACCGCGTTGCGGCGGACAAGATCCTCGCCCCTGACCTGCTCAAGCCATTGCAACAGGCCAAGCAGAACGGTCAGCAAGTGTTCCTGCGCACCGATACGCACTGGACGCCTGAGGGCGCCGAGGTCGCGGCTAACACCCTGGCGAAAACCATCGCCGACAAGTTCCCGCTCAGCGGCGAGCCACAGCGCTTCGTCACCACGCCGGCCGAGAAGGTCACGCACAAGGGCGACCTGCGTCTGTTCCTGCCGCTGGACCCGCTGTTCGAAAACCTGATGCCGGCGCAAGAGCCGCTGCAAAAGCGCAACACCGTAGCCGCTGGCGAGCAACCTGCCGGTGACGACGCGTTGTTCGCCAACAGCGAAGTGCCGGTCGCGCTGATCGGTACCAGCTACAGCGCCAACCCCAACTGGAACTTCGTCGGTGCGCTGAAACAAGCGCTGCACAGCGACGTGGTCAATTACGCCGAAGACGGTCACGGCCCGATCCTGCCGATGCTCAGCTACCTGAAAAGCGATGACTTCAAGAACAGCCCGCCACAGGTGCTGATCTGGGAGTTTCCTGAACGATATCTGCCTGTGAACAACGAAATCGGCGACGCCGACCCGCAGTGGGTCGCAGAGCTTAAACAAGCCGGCGCTCGCCAACAAAACGTAGCCATCAACACTAAATCCGAGACGCCCGACCGGGCGCAAAACTGA
- a CDS encoding MBOAT family protein: protein MVFSSNVFLFLFLPIFLGLYYLSGQRYRNLLLLIASYVFYAWWRVDFLALFAAVTLWNYWIGLKVGAAGVRTKPAQRWLLAGVAVDLCILGYFKYANFGVDSINAMMTSVGLEPFILTHVLLPIGISFYIFESISYIIDVYRGDTPATRNLIDFAAFVAIFPHLIAGPVLRFRDLADQFNNRTHTLDKFSEGCTRFMQGFIKKVFIADTLAVVADHCFALQNPTTGDAWLGALAYTAQLYFDFSGYSDMAIGLGLMMGFRFMENFKQPYISQSITEFWRRWHISLSTWLRDYLYITLGGNRKGTLMTYRNLFLTMLLGGLWHGANITYIVWGAWHGMWLAIEKALGLNTSPRSLNPIRWALTFLLVVMGWVIFRAENLHVAGRMYGAMFSFGDWSLSELNQASLTGLQVATLVVAYVTLAFFGLRDLYTNQPPVKTKPVVNVETDGPAAATPGMIKAAPGENPASIHEPGYTVGVDAQVQPAYWTADWSRYVMRGLILLLFIASILKLSAQSFSPFLYFQF, encoded by the coding sequence ATGGTATTTTCATCCAACGTGTTCCTGTTTCTGTTCTTGCCGATCTTTCTCGGCTTGTACTACTTGAGCGGGCAACGCTATCGCAACCTGCTGCTGCTGATCGCCAGCTACGTGTTCTACGCGTGGTGGCGGGTGGACTTCCTCGCATTGTTCGCAGCGGTGACGCTGTGGAACTACTGGATCGGCCTCAAAGTCGGTGCCGCTGGCGTCAGGACCAAACCGGCCCAGCGCTGGTTGCTGGCCGGCGTGGCAGTGGATCTGTGCATCCTCGGCTACTTCAAGTACGCCAACTTCGGCGTCGACAGCATCAACGCGATGATGACGTCGGTGGGTCTTGAGCCGTTCATCCTCACGCACGTGCTGTTGCCGATCGGGATCTCGTTCTACATCTTCGAGTCCATCAGCTACATCATCGACGTGTACCGCGGCGACACCCCGGCCACCCGTAACCTGATCGACTTCGCGGCATTCGTGGCGATCTTCCCGCACCTGATTGCCGGCCCGGTGCTGCGTTTCCGTGACCTCGCCGACCAGTTCAACAACCGCACGCACACCCTCGACAAATTCTCCGAGGGCTGCACACGGTTCATGCAGGGTTTCATCAAGAAGGTCTTCATTGCCGACACCCTCGCAGTCGTGGCCGACCATTGCTTCGCCCTGCAAAACCCGACCACCGGTGATGCCTGGCTCGGCGCGCTGGCGTACACCGCGCAGCTGTACTTCGACTTCTCCGGTTACAGCGACATGGCCATCGGCCTGGGCTTGATGATGGGTTTCCGTTTCATGGAAAACTTCAAGCAGCCGTACATCAGCCAGTCGATCACCGAGTTCTGGCGCCGCTGGCACATCAGCCTGTCGACCTGGTTGCGTGACTACCTGTACATCACTCTGGGCGGTAACCGTAAAGGCACGCTGATGACCTATCGCAACCTGTTCCTGACCATGCTGCTCGGTGGTCTGTGGCACGGTGCGAACATCACCTACATCGTCTGGGGCGCCTGGCACGGCATGTGGCTGGCGATTGAAAAGGCACTGGGCCTGAACACCTCGCCGCGCAGCCTCAACCCGATCCGCTGGGCACTGACCTTCCTGCTCGTGGTCATGGGCTGGGTGATCTTCCGTGCCGAGAACCTGCACGTTGCCGGGCGCATGTACGGCGCGATGTTCAGCTTCGGTGACTGGTCGCTGTCGGAACTCAATCAGGCCAGCCTCACCGGTCTGCAAGTGGCGACGCTGGTGGTGGCTTACGTGACGCTGGCGTTCTTCGGTCTGCGTGATCTCTACACCAACCAGCCTCCGGTCAAAACCAAGCCAGTGGTCAACGTCGAAACCGACGGCCCGGCCGCTGCGACCCCAGGAATGATCAAGGCAGCCCCCGGCGAAAACCCGGCGAGCATCCACGAGCCTGGCTACACCGTCGGCGTCGACGCCCAGGTGCAACCGGCCTACTGGACGGCGGACTGGTCTCGTTACGTGATGCGCGGCTTGATCCTGCTGCTGTTCATCGCCTCGATTCTCAAACTCTCGGCGCAAAGCTTCTCGCCGTTCCTTTACTTCCAGTTCTGA
- a CDS encoding mannuronate-specific alginate lyase: MRNSKLKTLLAPTLLGLAIFAGTAQAAAPLRPPQGYFAPVDKFKTGDKSEGCDAMPAPYTGPLQFRSKYEGSDKARSTLNVQSEKAFRDTTKDITTLERGTAKRVMQFMRDGRPEQLDCTLNWLTAWAKADALMSKDFNHTGKSMRKWALGSMASSYIRLKFSDSHPLAQHQQEAQEIEAWFSKMADQVVSDWDNLPLEKTNNHSYWAAWSVMATSVATNRRDLFDWAVKEYKVGANQIDADGYLPNELKRQQRALAYHNYALPPLAMIASFAQVNGVDLRQENNGALKRLGDRVLSGVKDPDEFEEKNGKKQDMTDLKEDMKFAWLEPFCTLYTCAPEVIEKKRGMQPFKTFRLGGDLTKVYDPTHEKGNKGS; the protein is encoded by the coding sequence ATGCGAAACTCGAAACTGAAAACTCTTTTAGCGCCGACGCTGCTCGGGCTGGCGATCTTCGCCGGCACCGCGCAGGCCGCCGCGCCACTGCGTCCACCTCAGGGCTATTTTGCGCCTGTGGATAAATTCAAGACCGGCGACAAAAGCGAAGGCTGCGACGCGATGCCGGCGCCGTACACCGGCCCGCTGCAATTTCGCAGCAAATACGAAGGCTCGGACAAGGCGCGTTCGACCCTGAACGTGCAGTCGGAAAAAGCCTTCCGCGACACCACCAAAGACATCACCACGCTGGAACGCGGCACCGCCAAACGCGTGATGCAGTTCATGCGTGACGGTCGCCCGGAGCAGCTTGATTGCACGCTGAACTGGCTGACCGCGTGGGCCAAGGCTGATGCCTTGATGTCGAAAGACTTCAACCACACCGGCAAGTCGATGCGCAAATGGGCGCTGGGCAGCATGGCCTCTTCGTACATACGCCTGAAGTTCTCCGACTCGCATCCGCTGGCACAACACCAGCAGGAAGCGCAGGAGATCGAAGCGTGGTTCAGCAAAATGGCCGATCAGGTGGTCAGCGACTGGGACAACCTGCCGCTGGAAAAAACCAACAACCACTCGTACTGGGCCGCATGGTCGGTGATGGCGACGTCGGTCGCGACCAACCGCCGCGACCTGTTCGATTGGGCGGTCAAGGAATACAAGGTCGGCGCCAATCAGATCGATGCCGACGGCTATCTGCCGAACGAACTCAAGCGCCAGCAACGCGCCCTCGCCTACCACAACTACGCCCTGCCGCCGCTGGCGATGATTGCGAGTTTTGCTCAGGTCAACGGTGTGGATTTGCGTCAGGAAAACAACGGCGCGCTGAAGCGTCTGGGTGATCGCGTGTTGTCCGGCGTGAAAGACCCGGACGAATTCGAAGAGAAGAACGGCAAGAAGCAGGACATGACCGACCTCAAAGAGGACATGAAATTCGCCTGGCTCGAACCGTTCTGCACGCTCTACACCTGTGCGCCGGAGGTGATCGAGAAAAAGCGCGGCATGCAGCCGTTCAAGACCTTCCGCCTCGGTGGCGACCTGACCAAGGTCTATGACCCGACCCATGAAAAGGGCAACAAGGGTTCATAG